One window of the Bacillota bacterium genome contains the following:
- a CDS encoding DUF421 domain-containing protein, whose protein sequence is MTFSEFVIGITMGTIAGAFVVEQVKGPWVLLSPAILTIVTLGLTFLNLKSITLRKLVEGDPVTVIENGKILEKQMQKTRYNLSQLEMQLREKGIFDISEVEFAVLEPHGQLSVLKKSQNLPVTMKDIGKPTPYKGLATDIIMDGNVIEKNLKRHNLDFAWLYRELYNRGINDIKKVTLATLQPDGTLYTDVTEDNQEKGDRLLF, encoded by the coding sequence ATGACGTTTTCCGAGTTTGTCATCGGCATCACCATGGGGACAATAGCAGGTGCCTTTGTGGTTGAACAAGTGAAGGGACCATGGGTGCTGTTAAGCCCTGCAATATTAACTATTGTTACATTAGGACTTACCTTTCTAAATTTAAAGAGTATAACATTGCGCAAACTGGTTGAGGGTGACCCGGTGACAGTAATCGAAAATGGTAAAATACTGGAAAAGCAAATGCAAAAAACCCGGTATAACCTTAGCCAATTGGAGATGCAGTTGCGTGAAAAAGGTATTTTTGATATTTCTGAGGTTGAATTTGCAGTTTTAGAACCCCACGGGCAGCTTAGTGTCCTTAAGAAATCACAAAATCTTCCTGTCACAATGAAAGACATTGGTAAACCTACACCATATAAAGGGTTAGCCACTGATATTATCATGGACGGGAATGTAATAGAAAAAAACTTAAAGCGGCACAACTTGGACTTTGCCTGGCTTTATAGAGAGCTTTACAACAGGGGCATTAACGACATTAAGAAGGTTACACTTGCCACTCTCCAACCTGACGGTACACTTTATACGGATGTTACAGAGGATAATCAAGAAAAAGGGGATAGGCTCCTTTTTTAA